One genomic segment of Spirochaeta cellobiosiphila DSM 17781 includes these proteins:
- a CDS encoding saccharopine dehydrogenase family protein, giving the protein MGKVVIIGAGGVGRVVAHKCAQVPEVFEQIVLASRTKSKCDQIAGEINYPITTDQVDADNVDELVALIKKHKPDLIINVALPYQDLTIMDACLKTGVNYMDTANYEPKEEAKFEYSWQWAYQEKFEKAGLIALLGSGFDPGVTNVYTAYGAKHYFDEIHSLDIVDVNGGDHGQPFATNFNPEINIREVTAECRHWEEGAFKTTEPMSEHKSYTCPEGVGTYEIYRMYHEELESLVKHFPTIRKAQFWMSFSQNYLNHLEVLQNVGMTRIDPVLYQGQKIIPLQFLKAVLPEPSSLGPKTKGNTCIGNIMEGIKDGQKKKIYIYNICSHEKAYEEVNSQAISYTTGVPAMIGAKMLLEGKWTGKGVFNMEQMNPDPFMDDLNKYGLPWKIEVL; this is encoded by the coding sequence ATGGGTAAAGTAGTTATTATTGGAGCCGGAGGCGTGGGAAGAGTTGTTGCTCACAAATGCGCTCAAGTTCCAGAAGTTTTTGAACAGATAGTATTAGCCAGTCGAACAAAATCCAAATGTGATCAGATTGCAGGTGAAATCAATTATCCGATTACCACTGATCAAGTAGATGCAGATAATGTTGATGAACTGGTAGCTCTGATTAAAAAACATAAACCGGATCTTATTATAAACGTTGCCCTCCCCTACCAGGATCTTACCATTATGGATGCCTGTCTTAAAACAGGTGTTAACTATATGGATACAGCCAATTATGAACCTAAAGAGGAAGCTAAATTTGAATATAGCTGGCAATGGGCCTATCAGGAAAAGTTTGAAAAAGCCGGACTGATTGCCCTGTTGGGAAGCGGCTTCGATCCAGGCGTCACCAATGTATACACAGCTTATGGTGCAAAACACTACTTTGACGAAATTCATAGCCTGGATATTGTGGATGTAAATGGAGGGGATCATGGTCAGCCTTTTGCTACTAACTTCAATCCTGAAATAAACATACGTGAAGTAACAGCAGAATGTCGCCACTGGGAAGAAGGAGCTTTTAAAACAACAGAACCTATGAGTGAACATAAGAGTTACACCTGTCCGGAAGGAGTAGGAACTTATGAAATATATAGGATGTACCATGAAGAATTGGAATCCTTAGTTAAACATTTTCCTACGATAAGGAAGGCCCAGTTTTGGATGAGCTTTAGCCAGAATTATCTCAATCACCTTGAAGTACTGCAAAACGTAGGTATGACAAGAATCGATCCTGTCTTGTATCAGGGACAAAAGATCATCCCTCTTCAATTTCTTAAAGCAGTCCTTCCAGAACCAAGTAGTCTCGGACCTAAAACAAAAGGGAATACCTGTATAGGTAATATTATGGAAGGAATCAAAGACGGACAAAAGAAAAAGATTTATATCTATAATATCTGTAGCCACGAGAAAGCTTATGAAGAAGTGAATTCTCAAGCCATTAGCTATACAACAGGTGTACCAGCTATGATAGGGGCCAAGATGTTGTTAGAAGGTAAATGGACCGGTAAAGGTGTGTTCAATATGGAACAAATGAATCCCGATCCCTTTATGGATGACCTAAATAAATATGGATTACCATGGAAGATAGAAGTTTTATAG
- a CDS encoding ABC transporter ATP-binding protein produces the protein MDYEQNESVRNQSMGTLLKKIFKESGQYPFLLSSFIIFISVTALLEALGPMVLRWTIDHGVVAGSVDNIKMGLIYFGGLQLLLSISIFMFIWAAGLLGERLQYILRKKTFNKLQDLSFSFFDKHQVGRIMSRVTSDTLRISDLATWHLLDTLWGSLHIVTSLIFMLLINWKLALIIFASMPFLVWIAMKFKGHIIREFRKVRSLNSRMTGAYNETISGVKIIKSLVREDENLKDFSAVSSDMNKAAYRASWLSAMFLPAVQLMTAVALGAVFLVGGHEIQVGGLSLGSLQAFIGYITFMMYPIQDIARVFSEMQRGLASAERVFDLIEQEPSIKDLTNDSLPPIEGSIEFDNVGFHYSPDKPILENFNLKVKPGETIALVGPTGGGKSTIVNLVGRFYEPTSGILKIDGRDYKDYTQLSLQSQLGIVLQTPHLFSGTIEDNIRYGRLDATREEIEEAARLACAHDFIQQFPKGYEEDVGEGGNLLSVGQKQLISLARAILARPKIIILDEATSSVDTLTEANIQEGMDNLMAGTTSFVVAHRLSTIRKANRILVVEKGQIIEAGTHKELLKAGGHYHDLYIRQYRVDRMSTVI, from the coding sequence ATGGATTACGAACAGAATGAATCAGTAAGGAATCAGTCCATGGGTACACTCCTTAAAAAGATTTTTAAGGAATCTGGACAATATCCTTTTTTATTATCGAGTTTTATAATTTTTATTAGTGTGACAGCCTTGTTGGAAGCCTTAGGACCTATGGTCTTAAGGTGGACCATTGATCATGGTGTCGTTGCTGGTAGTGTTGATAACATCAAAATGGGTCTGATCTATTTTGGTGGACTACAGCTTTTACTATCTATTAGTATCTTTATGTTTATATGGGCTGCAGGCCTTTTGGGGGAAAGACTTCAGTACATATTACGAAAGAAGACCTTTAACAAGCTGCAGGATTTGAGTTTTTCCTTCTTTGATAAACATCAAGTAGGGAGAATCATGAGCCGGGTCACTAGTGATACTTTACGAATTAGTGATTTAGCAACATGGCACTTATTGGATACCCTTTGGGGGTCTCTTCATATAGTGACATCATTGATCTTTATGCTTCTTATTAATTGGAAGTTGGCTCTTATTATATTTGCGTCTATGCCTTTCCTTGTATGGATTGCTATGAAGTTTAAAGGTCATATTATCAGAGAGTTCCGAAAGGTTCGTTCTTTGAATAGTCGTATGACCGGAGCTTATAATGAGACCATATCAGGGGTCAAGATCATCAAATCCCTTGTAAGGGAAGATGAAAACCTAAAAGATTTCAGTGCTGTAAGTTCCGATATGAATAAAGCAGCATATCGAGCTTCTTGGCTATCAGCCATGTTCTTGCCTGCTGTCCAATTGATGACAGCTGTAGCCCTGGGGGCTGTCTTCCTTGTAGGAGGACATGAAATCCAAGTGGGGGGCTTGTCCTTGGGAAGTCTCCAAGCTTTCATCGGATACATTACTTTTATGATGTATCCCATACAGGATATCGCCCGGGTATTTAGTGAAATGCAAAGAGGATTGGCCAGTGCAGAGAGGGTCTTTGATCTTATTGAACAAGAACCTTCTATTAAGGATTTGACCAATGATTCCTTGCCTCCTATCGAGGGAAGTATTGAGTTTGATAACGTAGGATTTCATTATTCCCCTGATAAACCTATCCTTGAGAACTTCAACCTCAAGGTGAAACCTGGGGAGACTATTGCCCTGGTAGGGCCAACAGGGGGAGGCAAAAGCACCATTGTTAACTTAGTAGGGCGCTTCTATGAACCAACCTCTGGTATATTGAAGATTGATGGACGGGATTATAAGGACTATACACAGCTTAGTTTGCAATCTCAGTTAGGTATTGTTCTGCAAACACCTCATCTGTTTTCAGGGACCATAGAAGACAACATAAGGTATGGAAGACTTGATGCCACTCGAGAGGAAATCGAAGAGGCGGCGCGTCTCGCTTGTGCTCATGATTTTATTCAGCAATTCCCTAAAGGATATGAAGAAGACGTGGGTGAAGGGGGGAATCTCCTGTCTGTAGGACAAAAACAGTTGATATCCCTGGCAAGAGCGATTCTGGCAAGACCTAAAATCATCATTCTCGATGAAGCTACTAGTTCCGTGGATACCTTGACCGAAGCTAATATTCAGGAAGGTATGGATAATCTTATGGCAGGTACAACAAGTTTTGTTGTTGCTCACCGCCTTAGTACCATTCGAAAAGCCAATCGGATATTGGTTGTTGAGAAAGGCCAAATTATAGAAGCAGGAACTCACAAAGAGCTTCTTAAGGCTGGAGGTCATTATCATGATCTTTATATTAGACAATACCGGGTGGATAGGATGTCTACTGTTATCTAA
- a CDS encoding ABC transporter ATP-binding protein, whose protein sequence is MVHLFSLPENTLAGMWRILKGYRLAFLTAMLCSLAAIIAQTSGQFLIKTFVDSALDKVQFYQLAGYALGYIGIAVIQGVSSFGTGKLIAYSAEGSIRIVRNALYDHLQKLSFTYHDNNKTGELIQRATSDVDSVRKFFGEQIPQILRVILQTSINFGAILILDKKLGLISVAFVPIILALSWIFFGRIHKAFMAFQDQEGAVSAVLQENLSGVRVVRAFARKDHEIQKFHKENETQYLLGKTFNMSHAIYWPFSHIVCSLQTLLGLGYGAWLAYQGEISLGTFIAYMGIVDLVIWPFQHLGRQIAQLSTSAVSYKRIKSILDNRPEDLFSGREEGTVKGHIIFNKVGFHYEEEPVLKNIDLDIAPGMTVAIMGEAGSGKTSLVNLLPRFYNYNEGQILLDGIPLEEYSRHFLRRHIGMVEQEPFLFSASIHENIAYGVSRDVSRDEVIKAAKLACIHHNIEAFPEGYDTMVGERGVTLSGGQKQRIAIARTILKNPSVLILDDSTSAVDAETEELIRGAIKDLRAGRTSFIIAHRLQSLRTADLILVMKEGRIIQQGTHEELIDQKGFYQDVYNLQNEIEVELQKEMQ, encoded by the coding sequence ATGGTACATCTATTTTCTCTGCCTGAGAATACTTTGGCGGGAATGTGGAGGATCCTCAAAGGTTACCGGTTGGCATTTTTGACAGCAATGCTGTGCTCACTTGCCGCCATAATAGCCCAAACTAGTGGGCAATTTCTCATTAAAACCTTTGTAGATTCTGCATTGGACAAAGTCCAATTCTATCAATTGGCCGGGTATGCCCTTGGGTATATCGGAATTGCAGTTATTCAGGGAGTTTCCAGTTTTGGAACTGGTAAACTTATAGCCTATAGTGCCGAAGGCAGCATTCGTATTGTACGTAATGCTCTCTATGATCATCTCCAAAAGCTGTCATTTACTTATCATGACAACAATAAAACAGGAGAACTGATCCAAAGAGCAACGAGTGATGTTGATTCGGTACGTAAATTTTTTGGTGAACAGATACCTCAGATTCTGAGAGTAATCTTACAGACCTCTATCAACTTCGGGGCCATCCTTATACTGGATAAGAAGTTAGGTTTGATATCTGTTGCATTTGTTCCCATTATCCTGGCCTTGTCCTGGATCTTCTTTGGAAGAATCCATAAAGCCTTTATGGCATTTCAGGACCAGGAAGGGGCTGTTAGCGCTGTTCTTCAGGAAAATCTATCTGGAGTTCGTGTCGTTAGAGCCTTTGCCCGTAAAGATCATGAGATACAGAAGTTCCATAAAGAAAATGAAACCCAGTATCTTCTTGGTAAAACATTCAATATGAGTCATGCCATCTATTGGCCTTTCAGTCATATTGTATGCTCCTTGCAGACTTTATTAGGTCTAGGTTACGGAGCGTGGCTAGCTTATCAGGGGGAGATAAGCTTAGGAACCTTTATTGCTTATATGGGTATCGTTGATCTTGTCATATGGCCTTTTCAACATCTCGGTCGTCAGATAGCGCAGTTATCAACTTCCGCCGTATCCTATAAGAGAATCAAATCCATATTGGACAATCGTCCAGAAGATTTGTTCAGTGGACGTGAAGAGGGAACTGTTAAAGGGCATATCATCTTTAACAAAGTAGGGTTTCACTATGAAGAAGAACCAGTCCTTAAGAATATCGATCTTGATATAGCACCGGGAATGACTGTGGCTATCATGGGAGAAGCTGGTTCGGGTAAGACTTCCTTGGTGAATCTATTACCCAGGTTTTACAACTACAATGAAGGACAAATCCTTTTAGATGGTATTCCGTTGGAAGAATATAGCCGTCACTTTTTGAGGCGTCATATAGGAATGGTAGAACAGGAGCCTTTTTTGTTCAGTGCTTCCATTCATGAAAATATCGCCTATGGTGTATCAAGGGATGTGTCACGTGATGAGGTGATTAAAGCAGCAAAATTAGCCTGTATTCATCATAATATTGAGGCTTTCCCTGAAGGATACGATACCATGGTGGGGGAACGTGGGGTAACCCTCTCGGGTGGCCAAAAACAGCGAATAGCTATAGCTAGAACGATTTTAAAGAATCCTTCTGTGCTAATTCTAGATGATTCCACATCTGCCGTAGATGCAGAAACGGAAGAACTAATAAGAGGAGCTATTAAGGATTTAAGGGCTGGACGGACTTCTTTCATCATTGCTCACAGACTGCAATCTCTTAGGACTGCAGATCTGATATTAGTAATGAAGGAAGGACGGATCATACAACAGGGAACTCATGAAGAACTTATAGATCAAAAAGGTTTTTACCAGGATGTCTATAATCTTCAGAATGAGATCGAAGTTGAACTGCAAAAGGAGATGCAGTAA